In Oreochromis niloticus isolate F11D_XX linkage group LG5, O_niloticus_UMD_NMBU, whole genome shotgun sequence, a single window of DNA contains:
- the tmem240b gene encoding transmembrane protein 240 isoform X2, whose product MNALFDHFHNFFLPLLRGHEHVCQCFCGSEQAYHVVPYHGAMSIDCSYGDYIMTQQEMDLIAGIMLGICISWVLMWLDSVWHRALNCWRTNQLTSG is encoded by the exons ATGAACGCGCTTTTTGACCACTTTCACAACTTCTTCCTGCCGCTGCTGCGGGGGCACGAGCATGTCTGCCAGTGCTTCTGCGGGAG TGAACAAGCCTATCATGTTGTTCCATATCACGGAGCCATGTCCATTGACTGCTCCTACGGGGACTACATCATGACCCAGCAGGAAATGGATCTGATAGCTGGGATAATGTTGGGCATCTGCATCAGCTGGGTCTTGATGTGGCTGGATTCTGTTTGGCACAGGGCGCTTAACTGCTGGAGGACAAACCAGCTCACCAGTGG GTAA
- the atad3 gene encoding ATPase family AAA domain containing 3 has protein sequence MSWLFGLNKGQPEVPPGLPAQPPPPPPPPAGGSSGGGDKPKDKWSNFDPTGLERAAQAAKELDKSRHAKEALELARMQENTTQLEHQSKMKEYEAAVEQLKGDQIRIQAEERRKTVNEETKQHQARAQYQDKLARQRYEDQLRQQQAMNEESLRKQEESVQKQEAMRKATIEHEMELRHKNELLRIEAESKARAKVERENADIIREQIRLKAAEHRQTVLESIKTAGAVFGEGFRAFVSDWDKVTATVAGLTLLAVGVYSARNATAVAGRYIEARLGKPSLVRETSRFTVAEAVKHPVKMAKRLKSKPQDALEGVVLSPSLEERVRDIAIATRNTRQNNGLYRNILMYGPPGTGKTLFAKKLAVHSGMDYAIMTGGDVAPMGRDGVTAMHKVFDWANTSRRGLLLFVDEADAFLRKRATEKISEDLRATLNAFLYRTGEQSNKFMLVLASNQPEQFDWAINDRIDEIVNFALPGLEERERLVRLYFDKYVLEPATGGRQRLKLAQFDYGKKCSEIAKRTEGMSGREISKLGVAWQAAAYSSEDGVLTEAMIDARVDDAVKQHLQKMDWLRGEEAAKSLTPPPAGVTSSGGKMGFNLPLSETPHAQEVIAPVLEINEKQAPMNLSAEGESDDLAGHNSTAESSGQPPASTDGKMREDSPPKDGTPV, from the exons ATGTCGTGGCTGTTCGGCCTGAACAAGGGACAGCCGGAGGTGCCTCCCGGTTTGCCGGCACAGCCTCCACCGCCGCCACCTCCGCCGGCCGGGGGCTCCAGCGGCGGTGGAGATAAACCCAAGGACAAATGGAGCAACTTCGATCCCACCGGGCTGGAGCGGGCTGCTCAGGCGGCCAAGGAGCTCGACAAGTCCC gacaTGCCAAAGAAGCTCTGGAGCTGGCTCGAATGCAGGAGAATACCACTCAGCTGGAGCACCAGAGTAAGATGAAG GAATATGAAGCAGCAGTGGAACAACTCAAAGGTGACCAGATACGCATCCAAGCTGAAGAGAGGAGGAAAACTGTCAATGAGGAGACCAAGCAGCATCAAGCT CGAGCTCAATACCAAGACAAGCTGGCCAGGCAGCGATATGAGGACCAACTGAGGCAACAG CAAGCCATGAATGAGGAGAGCCTTCGCAAACAGGAGGAGTCTGTACAGAAGCAGGAGGCCATGAGGAAAG CGACCATAGAGCACGAGATGGAGCTGAGACACAAGAATGAGCTGCTTCGTATTGAGGCAGAGTCTAAAGCTCGAGCCAAAGTGGAGAGGGAAAACGCCGATATAATCCGAGAGCAGATCCGCCTGAAGGCTGCAGAACACAGACAGACCGTCCTGGAGTCCATAAA GACTGCAGGTGCTGTGTTTGGAGAAGGATTCAGGGCTTTTGTGTCAGACTGGGACAAAGTGACTGCCACG GTGGCAGGGTTGACCCTCTTGGCTGTGGGAGTGTATTCAGCTCGAAATGCAACAGCAGTGGCCGGACGTTACATCGAGGCCAGGCTCGGAAAGCCGTCACTAGTCCGGGAAACTTCCCGATTCACTGTCGCAGAGGCGGTCAAGCATCCAGTCAAG ATGGCCAAGCGGCTGAAGAGTAAACCTCAGGATGCCCTGGAGGGAGTTGTGCTCAGT CCTTCCCTGGAGGAGCGTGTGCGTGACATTGCCATAGCAACAAGAAACACAAGGCAGAACAACGGCCTGTACAGGAACATCCTCATGTACGGTCCTCCGGGGACGGGCAAAACGCTGTTCGCTAAG AAGCTGGCAGTGCATTCTGGGATGGATTACGCCATTATGACCGGTGGTGATGTAGCGCCCATGGGCCGCGATGGTGTCACCGCCATGCACAAAGTGTTTGATTGGGCCAACACGAGTCGACGCGG ACTGCTTCTGTTTGTTGATGAAGCCGATGCATTCCTCCGCAAGAGAGCCACC gagaAGATCAGTGAAGACCTCAGAGCCACTCTCAATGCCTTTTTGTATCGCACTGGAGAACAGAGCAACAA GTTTATGTTGGTGCTGGCCAGTAACCAGCCGGAGCAGTTTGACTGGGCCATAAACGACCGTATAGATGAAATAGTGAATTTTGCGCTGCCGGGTCtcgaggagagggagaggctgGTGCGGTTATACTTTGACAAATATGTGCTGGAGCCGGCCACTGGAGGGAGACA GAGGCTGAAGCTGGCGCAGTTTGACTATGGGAAAAAGTGCTCTGAGATAGCGAAGCGGACAGAGGGCATGTCCGGAAGAGAGATCTCCAAGCTGGGCGTGGCCTGGCAG GCGGCAGCATATTCCTCTGAGGATGGCGTCCTGACAGAGGCTATGATCGACGCTCGGGTCGACGATGCTGTCAAGCAGCACCTTCAGAAGATGGACTGGCTGCGAGGAGAGGAGGCGGCGAAGAGCCTTACTCCTCCACCAGCTGGGGTGACGAGCAGCGGAGGAAAAATGGGTTTTAATCTGCCCCTCAGCGAGACGCCTCATGCCCAGGAGGTGATCGCTCCTGTCCTTGAGATTAATGAAAAGCAAGCACCTATGAACCTCTCGGCAGAGGGTGAAAGTGATGACCTAGCTGGACACAACAGTACAGCAGAGAGTTCAGGTCAACCTCCTGCCTCCACTGATGGCAAGATGAGAGAAGACTCTCCTCCTAAAGATGGAACTCCAGTTtga
- the tmem240b gene encoding transmembrane protein 240 isoform X1, translating to MNALFDHFHNFFLPLLRGHEHVCQCFCGSEQAYHVVPYHGAMSIDCSYGDYIMTQQEMDLIAGIMLGICISWVLMWLDSVWHRALNCWRTNQLTSNRFHSWMPKFRNIRNVFRCPHPEPSEESSRNMVQIEPQFWTDVFHTLSRILSVTLAPGPPLALFGISGNEVLLLGSKKQALSCWPGGQSY from the exons ATGAACGCGCTTTTTGACCACTTTCACAACTTCTTCCTGCCGCTGCTGCGGGGGCACGAGCATGTCTGCCAGTGCTTCTGCGGGAG TGAACAAGCCTATCATGTTGTTCCATATCACGGAGCCATGTCCATTGACTGCTCCTACGGGGACTACATCATGACCCAGCAGGAAATGGATCTGATAGCTGGGATAATGTTGGGCATCTGCATCAGCTGGGTCTTGATGTGGCTGGATTCTGTTTGGCACAGGGCGCTTAACTGCTGGAGGACAAACCAGCTCACCA GTAATCGTTTCCATTCATGGATGCCAAAATTCAGAAATATAAGGAACGTGTTCAGGTGTCCACATCCTGAACCCTCGGAGGAATCCAGCAGAAACATGGTGCAGATAGAGCCACAG TTCTGGACAGACGTTTTTCATACCCTGTCCAGGATTCTCAGTGTGACGCTGGCCCCTGGTCCCCCTCTTGCTCTGTTTGGCATCAGTGGGAATGAGGTGCTTCTACTGGGATCTAAAAAACAGGCATTATCCTGTTGGCCAGGAGGGCAATCCTACTGA
- the fndc10 gene encoding fibronectin type III domain-containing protein 10 yields the protein MTNPQRPSLLALSALLLCTLPQTAGSHQLNSSSSSSSSASSSEVRDRNNVTQNWLRQTNVTPSDQSRPSSKREEVTGHVKSSSFNTSRGNHYHHHNNNNNNTVISDSPGRAPRWSPEDVPSPVCAYRVIEGGIGGQLCFRHTLFGYKCSKGECRSAVSFGKLVANILTNGSVLLQWTHQSESTKTKEASSPGTNATAEETSRSDSVFRGRRHRRGGYEVSCWWNGSYTQFECAGVHLGSGCRDFLLSELHENIPYRICLRALGRSEPAERPEQDCVEFTLPPSGMQDIVIAMTTVGGAICVMLVIICLLVAYITENIMSPAAQHTHSYRAHSHH from the coding sequence ATGACAAACCCACAGCGACCATCCCTGCTCGCCTTATCGGCACTGCTGCTCTGCACGCTACCCCAGACAGCTGGCTCTCATCAGCTCAAcagctcatcatcatcatcatcatcggcGTCCTCATCAGAGGTGAGAGACAGAAATAATGTGACCCAAAATTGGCTGAGACAGACTAACGTCACTCCCAGCGATCAGAGCAGGCCATCATCAAAGCGTGAAGAGGTAACAGGCCACGTGAAGAGCTCCTCGTTCAACACAAGTCGAGGcaatcattatcatcatcataacaataataataataatactgtgATATCTGACAGCCCTGGCAGGGCACCGAGATGGAGCCCGGAGGATGTGCCATCACCGGTGTGCGCCTACCGAGTAATCGAGGGAGGCATTGGGGGGCAGCTGTGCTTTCGGCACACTCTGTTTGGGTACAAGTGCTCTAAGGGAGAGTGCAGGAGTGCGGTGTCTTTCGGGAAGCTAGTGGCAAATATTCTCACCAACGGCAGCGTACTGTTACAGTGGACCCACCAGTCCGAATCCACAAAGACTAAAGAGGCCAGCAGTCCCGGGACGAATGCGACAGCGGAGGAAACTTCGCGATCAGACTCTGTTTTCAGGGGCCGACGCCACAGACGCGGGGGCTACGAGGTAAGCTGCTGGTGGAATGGCAGCTACACTCAGTTTGAATGCGCCGGTGTCCATCTTGGGTCGGGCTGCAGGGACTTTCTGCTCTCCGAGCTGCACGAGAACATCCCGTACCGCATCTGTCTGCGCGCCCTGGGCCGCTCCGAGCCAGCCGAGAGGCCGGAGCAGGACTGCGTGGAGTTCACGCTGCCGCCGTCCGGGATGCAAGACATTGTGATCGCCATGACAACGGTGGGCGGGGCTATCTGCGTGATGCTAGTCATCATCTGCCTGCTGGTGGCGTACATCACGGAAAACATCATGAGCCCCGCGGCACAGCACACACACTCCTACCGCGCTCACTCACATCACTGA
- the ssu72 gene encoding RNA polymerase II subunit A C-terminal domain phosphatase SSU72, with protein MPSHPLRVAVVCSSNQNRSMEAHNILSKRGFDVRSFGTGSHVKLPGPAPDKPNVYDFKTTYEQMYNDLVRKDKELYTQNGILHMLDRNKRIKSKPERFQNCKDKFDLVITCEERVYDQVVEDLNSREQETLQPVHVINVDIQDNHEEATLGAFLICELCQCIQHTDDMENEIDELLQEFEDKSNRPFLHTVCFY; from the exons ATGCCGAGCCACCCGCTGCGTGTAGCGGTTGTGTGCTCGAGCAACCAGAACCGCAGTATGGAAGCGCACAATATCCTCAG CAAACGTGGATTTGATGTGCGTTCATTTGGGACAGGGTCTCATGTGAAGCTACCCGGTCCTGCCCCGGATAAGCCAAATGTGTATGACTTCAAAACGACATATGAACAGATGTACAACGACTTGGTCCGCAAGGACAAGGAACT ATACACACAAAACGGCATCCTGCACATGCTGGACCGCAACAAGCGGATCAAATCAAAGCCAGAGCGCTTCCAGAACTGCAAGGACAAGTTTGACCTAGTCATCACCTGTGAAGAGAGAGTCTATGACCAAGTGGTGGAGG ATCTGAATTCCAGAGAGCAGGAGACACTGCAGCCTGTGCATGTAATCAATGTAGACATTCAGGATAACCATGAGGAAGCCACGCTGGGCGCCTTCCTCATCTGTGAGCTGTGCCAATGT ATCCAGCACACCGACGACATGGAGAATGAAATCGACGAGCTCCTACAAGAGTTTGAGGACAAAAGCAACAGGCCTTTCCTTCACACTGTCTGCTTCTACTGA